One Rhododendron vialii isolate Sample 1 chromosome 2a, ASM3025357v1 genomic region harbors:
- the LOC131315758 gene encoding crocetin glucosyltransferase, chloroplastic-like, with product MDDCVRLLLVTFPIQGQINPSLQFAKRLVKMGVNVTFVTAFSALNRITKSASATPQGLTFSGFSDGYDDGSKLRDPAGIEVQNSGSKAVAELIKSEAEQGRPFVHVVYTSFLPWAGRVARALHVSSTFLWIQPATILGIYYYYFNGYRDAIRNSNSNPTSAVELPGLPLLSGNDLPPILVDSSAFDWWALPLLEEHVGILDGETNPKVLVNTFDALESGALRAVEKLNLVAVGPLIPSAFLDGKDPSDTSVRGDLFQYSKAYIEWLNTNCSESVIYIAFGSISAVAKEQLEEIAHGLLECGRPFLWVVRASEEEKLSCKEQLEKQGMIVPWCSQVEVLSHPSVGCFMSHCGWNSSLESLVSGVPVVAFPKSLDQVTNGKLIEDVWKTGIRVRINGEGIVDSGEIKKCIEVVMGGNEMRSNAKKWKDLGRKAGEKGGSSDKNLKTFVEEIRATLVE from the coding sequence atggacGACTGTGTTCGACTCCTGCTGGTAACGTTTCCGATCCAAGGCCAGATCAATCCCAGCCTCCAATTCGCCAAGCGCCTTGTCAAGATGGGCGTCAACGTCACATTCGTAACCGCCTTTTCCGCACTTAATCGCATAACCAAATCTGCCTCCGCTACTCCACAAGGCTTAACCTTTTCCGGGTTCTCCGACGGCTACGATGATGGGTCGAAACTACGGGATCCCGCGGGGATTGAGGTACAGAATAGTGGGTCGAAAGCCGTAGCGGAACTCATCAAATCAGAGGCCGAACAAGGCCGGCCTTTTGTTCATGTGGTCTACACCTCATTTCTCCCTTGGGCAGGCCGAGTTGCGCGCGCCCTTCACGTGTCATCCACTTTCCTTTGGATTCAGCCAGCCACCATCCTGGGTATATACTACTATTACTTTAATGGTTATCGCGATGCCATTCGGAACAGTAACAGTAACCCCACATCGGCAGTTGAATTACCGGGACTGCCGTTGCTCAGTGGCAACGACCTTCCCCCTATTCTAGTTGATTCAAGCGCTTTCGATTGGTGGGCTCTTCCATTACTGGAAGAGCACGTAGGTATACTTGATGGAGAAACGAACCCCAAAGTACTTGTGAACACCTTTGATGCTTTGGAGTCTGGGGCCCTGAGAGCAGTCGAGAAGCTAAACTTGGTTGCTGTTGGGCCATTGATCCCGTCGGCTTTCTTGGATGGAAAGGATCCGTCAGATACTTCTGTCAGGGGAGATCTATTTCAATATTCAAAAGCCTATATCGAATGGCTGAATACAAACTGCAGCGAATCTGTAATTTACATAGCGTTTGGAAGCATTTCTGCTGTAGCGAAGGAACAACTGGAGGAGATTGCACACGGGTTGCTTGAATGTGGAAGGCCGTTTTTATGGGTGGTAAGAGCATCGGAAGAAGAGAAGCTAAGTTGTAAAGAGCAATTGGAAAAACAAGGAATGATAGTGCCGTGGTGTTCTCAAGTAGAGGTTTTGTCACACCCGTCGGTTGGGTGTTTCATGTCTCATTGCGGGTGGAATTCTTCTTTGGAGAGCTTGGTTTCCGGAGTTCCAGTGGTGGCTTTTCCAAAATCGTTAGACCAAGTGACGAACGGAAAACTTATTGAGGATGTTTGGAAGACCGGGATAAGAGTGAGGATAAATGGGGAAGGAATTGTCGACAGTGGTGAGATTAAGAAGTGCATAGAAGTGGTGATGGGAGGAAACGAAATGAGAAGCAATGCTAAAAAGTGGAAGGATTTGGGAAGGAAAGCTGGAGAGAAAGGTGGATCATCGGACAAAAATCTTAAAACTTTTGTTGAGGAGATCCGGGCTACTTTGGTTGAATAA